A region of Pontiella agarivorans DNA encodes the following proteins:
- a CDS encoding glycoside hydrolase family 2 TIM barrel-domain containing protein yields MKRLLIFLGITCVLSVHAERLNFSSDWKFSLNDPAGAKRADFDDSGWRTLDVPHDWSVEFAFSQENPGRNAWLPGGIAWYRKTVDVPAEDAGKVFEIQFDGVYRHAEVYVNGAFVGRQFDGYTSFYFDITEFVRPGQENVVAVRVDNHDVPNCRWYSGSGIYRQVWLTKKTPVHVKNWGTYITTPEITDRSAEVSVKTELANKGRAETFELETVVFDPAGREVARAVSSGKITSEFEAKQSLTVENPQRWSVDSPLLYSTESRVKVGGKTVDVYRSTFGIRSFRFDGKKGFFLNGKNMKLKGVCLHHDMGTVGAAVPLEMWERRLRNLKALGCNAIRTAHNPMAPEFMDLCDRMGFLVMDEFVDKWEHHIRPNADPLNDPKFAEPNFRKEWKKNFEQTIRRDRNHPSVIIWSVGNENYPAGSEKQNQGLKEYCNFVRTIDPTRPVVSGMERGLDKDPSEKVDDILESTQYMDLIGMNYGEQWVKRIGHRNPGKAFVSTESYVYYNSTEFKRWDLVERSPWFDVLENEFNAGLFLWSGTRYLGEVSKSKDWPRINGGSSALLDMASFKTVNGYFYEALWSDRPTVSIAVYDEMKPIESFRCWGSPARRMIWNFKNGESLNLVTFTNCEFVELYLNGRKIGKQKLSDFSNRIMNWYDIEFEPGELKAVGINNGKPVCEFSLQTAGEPARIKATADRETIRPGGVVQVEVQLTDEAGVPVKHDDRLLSFSVRGGEVLGLDFGTMGAEDHFTEKKHRRTDEGRCLAIVKGGSAEAVQIRIESKGLAPVELQIPVERKVVEKCR; encoded by the coding sequence ATGAAGCGTTTACTGATTTTTCTGGGCATCACCTGTGTATTGAGTGTTCACGCCGAACGATTGAATTTTTCCAGCGACTGGAAATTTTCTCTCAATGATCCGGCCGGGGCGAAACGGGCTGATTTTGATGATTCAGGCTGGCGGACACTGGATGTGCCGCATGACTGGAGTGTGGAATTTGCATTCAGTCAGGAGAATCCGGGCCGGAATGCCTGGCTGCCGGGCGGTATTGCCTGGTACCGCAAAACCGTTGACGTGCCGGCGGAAGATGCGGGCAAGGTTTTTGAAATTCAGTTCGACGGGGTCTATCGTCACGCAGAAGTTTATGTGAACGGAGCGTTTGTCGGGCGGCAGTTTGACGGCTATACCAGTTTCTATTTTGATATCACGGAATTTGTTCGTCCGGGACAGGAAAATGTGGTGGCGGTTCGGGTGGATAATCACGATGTGCCGAACTGCCGGTGGTATTCCGGATCGGGAATCTATCGCCAGGTCTGGCTGACGAAGAAAACTCCGGTGCATGTGAAGAATTGGGGCACCTATATTACGACACCGGAAATTACAGATCGCTCGGCCGAAGTTTCAGTAAAAACCGAATTGGCGAATAAGGGTCGCGCGGAAACATTCGAGCTTGAAACCGTCGTATTCGATCCGGCGGGCCGGGAAGTGGCACGGGCGGTATCTTCCGGAAAAATCACTTCGGAGTTTGAGGCGAAACAGTCTCTGACTGTCGAAAATCCGCAACGCTGGTCGGTGGATTCACCACTGCTCTATTCCACCGAAAGCCGGGTGAAGGTCGGCGGAAAGACCGTCGATGTATACCGCAGTACATTCGGCATCCGGTCTTTCCGGTTCGACGGTAAAAAGGGCTTTTTCCTGAACGGCAAAAACATGAAACTCAAAGGGGTCTGCCTTCATCACGATATGGGCACGGTCGGCGCGGCGGTGCCGCTGGAAATGTGGGAGCGGCGTCTGCGGAATCTGAAGGCGCTGGGCTGCAATGCCATCCGTACCGCGCATAATCCCATGGCACCGGAATTTATGGATCTCTGCGACCGCATGGGTTTTCTGGTGATGGATGAGTTTGTTGATAAATGGGAACATCATATCCGCCCGAATGCCGATCCGCTGAATGATCCGAAATTCGCTGAACCGAACTTCCGCAAAGAATGGAAGAAAAATTTTGAACAGACCATTCGGCGGGACCGTAATCATCCATCGGTTATTATCTGGAGTGTGGGGAATGAAAATTATCCGGCCGGCAGTGAAAAACAGAATCAAGGGCTGAAAGAATACTGTAACTTTGTGCGAACCATCGATCCGACGCGACCCGTGGTTTCGGGCATGGAGCGCGGATTGGATAAAGATCCTTCAGAGAAGGTGGATGATATTCTTGAATCGACGCAGTACATGGATCTCATCGGTATGAATTATGGCGAGCAGTGGGTGAAACGGATCGGACACCGCAATCCCGGCAAAGCATTTGTGAGTACGGAAAGCTATGTCTATTACAACAGCACGGAATTTAAGCGGTGGGATCTCGTGGAGCGATCCCCGTGGTTCGATGTGCTGGAAAATGAGTTTAATGCCGGATTGTTTCTCTGGAGCGGTACGCGTTATCTCGGAGAGGTCAGTAAAAGCAAAGACTGGCCGCGAATCAATGGCGGAAGCAGTGCACTGCTGGATATGGCGAGCTTTAAAACCGTTAACGGTTATTTCTACGAAGCGCTTTGGTCGGATAGGCCGACGGTCAGTATTGCGGTTTATGATGAGATGAAACCGATTGAATCATTCCGGTGCTGGGGTTCGCCGGCACGCAGAATGATCTGGAATTTCAAAAACGGGGAATCGCTCAATCTGGTGACGTTCACCAACTGTGAGTTTGTTGAGCTCTATCTGAACGGTCGTAAAATCGGGAAACAGAAACTCAGTGATTTTTCCAATCGGATTATGAACTGGTACGATATTGAATTTGAGCCGGGGGAACTCAAAGCCGTGGGAATCAACAATGGAAAACCGGTGTGTGAATTCAGTCTCCAGACCGCCGGTGAACCTGCGCGTATTAAGGCGACGGCTGATCGCGAAACGATTCGGCCGGGAGGTGTTGTTCAGGTTGAAGTTCAATTAACCGATGAGGCCGGTGTTCCGGTGAAACATGATGACCGGTTACTTTCGTTTTCGGTCCGGGGCGGTGAAGTGTTGGGCTTGGATTTCGGAACGATGGGGGCAGAAGACCACTTTACCGAAAAGAAGCATCGCCGTACAGATGAGGGCCGGTGTTTGGCCATCGTTAAAGGCGGCAGTGCCGAAGCGGTTCAGATTCGCATTGAATCGAAGGGACTGGCTCCCGTGGAACTGCAGATTCCGGTTGAACGGAAAGTCGTGGAAAAGTGCCGGTAA
- a CDS encoding putative Ig domain-containing protein codes for MMRLSKSVMAVVLTGLVLNGMAGGIYAPNFGEGRYILTPPVKEQPMIHGPSVFGVRPGSPFLYTIPATGKTPLSFAVKNLPAGLTVDPRSGTISGKIQSLEKRDYKVVLQAENEAGLDEKEWTIKVADEICLTPPLGWNSWNCWGHQVDQEKVLASARAMVDKGLKNFGWTYINIDDAWQGKRGGEFNAIQGNPEKFPEMKQMCDEVHALGLKIGIYSSPWVTTYAGFVGGSSENEDGFWSAEKYAASKEVKRAHQVVAKYKFDENDAKQWAAWGIDYLKYDWNPNDPESTLRMAHALRNSGRDIVYSLSNTAPLEHAELYAKEVNCWRTAGDLKDRWDQDGAHLNIIDQWERHRHWIEEGQRGGPGHFPDPDMLVVGRVVEGNKGKEPRPSRLTPDEQYAHISLWTLWSAPMLIGCPIEMMDEFTKNLLCNDEVLAIHQDEKAIPAVSVVVKDEYEILVKDLADGEKAIGIVNKDDKARTVSIDWKKAGIRGRKQLRDVWRQKDIGTYAGSFTAKIPSHGVVLVRTSNP; via the coding sequence ATGATGCGTTTAAGTAAGTCGGTAATGGCCGTCGTTTTGACGGGGTTGGTATTGAATGGGATGGCCGGCGGAATTTATGCGCCGAATTTCGGCGAAGGGCGGTATATTCTGACGCCGCCGGTCAAAGAGCAACCGATGATTCACGGTCCGTCGGTATTCGGGGTTCGTCCGGGATCGCCCTTTCTTTACACCATTCCGGCCACGGGAAAAACGCCGTTGTCTTTCGCCGTGAAAAATCTGCCCGCAGGGCTGACGGTGGATCCGCGTTCCGGAACCATCAGCGGAAAAATCCAATCGCTGGAAAAACGAGATTACAAGGTGGTCCTTCAGGCGGAGAATGAAGCGGGGCTGGATGAGAAAGAATGGACCATCAAAGTCGCCGATGAAATCTGTCTGACGCCGCCGTTGGGCTGGAACAGCTGGAATTGTTGGGGACATCAGGTCGATCAGGAAAAGGTGCTGGCTTCTGCTCGCGCCATGGTCGACAAGGGGCTGAAAAATTTCGGCTGGACCTATATCAATATTGATGATGCCTGGCAGGGAAAGCGCGGCGGGGAATTCAATGCCATTCAGGGCAATCCGGAAAAGTTTCCTGAAATGAAACAGATGTGTGACGAAGTGCATGCGCTGGGGCTTAAAATCGGAATCTATTCCTCTCCGTGGGTGACCACCTATGCCGGTTTTGTCGGCGGATCAAGTGAGAATGAGGACGGCTTCTGGAGCGCTGAAAAATATGCGGCGTCGAAAGAGGTAAAGAGGGCTCATCAGGTGGTGGCGAAATATAAATTTGATGAAAATGATGCAAAACAGTGGGCGGCCTGGGGCATCGACTATCTGAAATATGACTGGAACCCGAACGATCCGGAAAGCACGCTGCGAATGGCTCATGCGTTAAGAAACAGCGGACGGGATATCGTTTATTCGCTGTCGAATACAGCACCGCTTGAACACGCGGAACTTTATGCAAAGGAAGTAAATTGCTGGCGTACAGCCGGCGACCTGAAAGACCGCTGGGACCAGGATGGGGCCCATCTGAATATTATTGACCAGTGGGAGCGCCATCGCCATTGGATTGAAGAAGGACAGCGCGGCGGTCCCGGCCATTTTCCGGATCCGGATATGCTCGTGGTGGGGCGTGTGGTTGAAGGTAATAAGGGCAAGGAGCCGCGGCCTTCGCGTCTCACTCCGGATGAGCAGTATGCCCATATTTCGTTATGGACGCTTTGGAGCGCTCCGATGCTGATCGGCTGTCCGATTGAGATGATGGATGAGTTTACGAAGAACCTGCTCTGCAATGATGAGGTGCTGGCTATTCATCAGGATGAAAAAGCAATTCCTGCGGTGTCTGTGGTGGTGAAGGATGAGTATGAAATTCTCGTGAAAGATCTGGCGGACGGGGAAAAGGCCATCGGAATTGTGAATAAAGATGATAAGGCGCGGACCGTTTCCATCGACTGGAAAAAGGCCGGAATCCGCGGCCGCAAACAACTGCGTGATGTCTGGCGACAGAAAGACATTGGAACCTATGCCGGAAGTTTCACGGCAAAAATTCCTTCGCATGGCGTTGTACTGGTCCGTACATCCAACCCCTAA